A single Pseudomonas sp. DC1.2 DNA region contains:
- a CDS encoding TorF family putative porin, which translates to MLKSSCLMFATLLSCSVAHAQIFQRELGDFDLKLGTTPSRSMAQGLVKPSTTGSFHGGLDLGHDSGWYVGQWAPSMGVSPGSNLEVDSYLGFKQPFDKTLGYEVGMMHYSYPEVGTLDSQEFFGGLTVLGSRFGAAFSNDPDKQNSTLFADLGGNQPFGIGVSMKYTTHQLNSPVSVDGGSVSTFTDWSLQLSRAFMGIDLDLIYSDSSLSGSNCSAYSGHNSQCDGLVTLKAERAFY; encoded by the coding sequence ATGCTCAAATCCTCCTGCTTAATGTTCGCCACCCTGCTGTCGTGTTCAGTCGCTCACGCGCAAATCTTCCAGCGAGAACTGGGCGACTTCGACCTCAAACTCGGCACCACTCCCAGCCGCAGCATGGCCCAAGGGCTGGTAAAACCTTCGACAACCGGCTCGTTCCATGGCGGTCTCGACCTGGGTCACGACAGTGGCTGGTACGTCGGCCAGTGGGCGCCGAGCATGGGTGTGAGCCCCGGCAGCAATCTTGAGGTGGATTCCTACCTGGGCTTTAAACAGCCTTTTGATAAAACACTCGGCTATGAAGTCGGCATGATGCACTACAGCTACCCCGAAGTGGGTACGCTCGACAGCCAGGAATTTTTCGGCGGCCTGACCGTGTTGGGCAGCCGTTTCGGCGCCGCCTTCAGTAACGACCCGGACAAACAGAACAGCACGCTGTTCGCCGATTTGGGTGGCAATCAGCCCTTCGGCATCGGCGTCAGCATGAAATACACCACCCACCAACTCAACAGCCCGGTTTCCGTCGACGGAGGGTCAGTCAGCACGTTCACCGACTGGTCATTGCAACTGTCCCGAGCCTTCATGGGCATCGATCTAGACCTGATTTACAGCGACTCCAGCCTCAGCGGCAGCAACTGCTCTGCGTACTCCGGACACAACAGCCAATGCGATGGACTCGTGACCCTCAAGGCCGAACGCGCCTTCTATTGA
- a CDS encoding DUF6279 family lipoprotein: MSRWFKHIVVLVTLTLALGACSRVGLAYRNLDVIIPWTLSDYLDMSGEQKGWFNERLKEHLSWHCTTQLPGYLDWLDRLQAMVEANQVSDATLQARTLEAKQAIAQTARAITPSAIELLQGLNDKQIADMNDAFVKDQRKRQEEYLTPPLDQQIKERSERMQKRLNDWLGPLSTRQQQRVVTWSKVLGEQNQQWLANRAHWQQQFSAALAQRQSPEFAQQIETLLVNPERLWTPAYQLAYADTEAQARGLIVDLMAESTPAQRQRLLKKIDGVRKDFNDLKCLKAAKPVGS, encoded by the coding sequence ATGTCGCGCTGGTTTAAACACATCGTTGTGCTAGTCACCCTCACGCTCGCCCTCGGTGCGTGCAGCCGAGTGGGACTGGCTTACCGCAACCTTGACGTGATCATCCCGTGGACCCTCAGCGACTACCTGGACATGAGTGGCGAGCAAAAAGGCTGGTTCAATGAACGCCTCAAAGAGCATCTGAGCTGGCACTGCACCACACAACTACCGGGTTATCTCGACTGGCTCGACCGTTTACAAGCCATGGTCGAAGCGAATCAAGTCAGCGATGCGACCCTGCAGGCCCGTACCCTGGAAGCCAAACAGGCCATCGCCCAGACCGCACGAGCGATTACCCCTTCGGCCATCGAACTGTTGCAGGGGCTGAACGACAAGCAAATCGCGGACATGAATGATGCCTTCGTCAAGGACCAGCGCAAACGCCAGGAGGAATACCTCACGCCGCCCCTCGATCAGCAGATCAAGGAACGTAGCGAGCGCATGCAGAAAAGGCTGAACGACTGGCTTGGTCCCCTCAGCACCCGCCAGCAGCAACGTGTCGTGACGTGGTCAAAGGTCTTGGGCGAGCAGAATCAGCAGTGGCTTGCCAACCGCGCTCACTGGCAGCAGCAGTTCAGTGCCGCGCTAGCACAACGCCAAAGCCCCGAGTTCGCGCAGCAGATAGAGACGCTGCTGGTCAATCCCGAGCGTTTGTGGACGCCGGCTTATCAATTGGCCTACGCCGACACTGAGGCTCAGGCACGAGGATTGATCGTCGATTTGATGGCCGAAAGTACGCCCGCCCAGCGTCAGCGCTTGTTGAAAAAAATCGACGGAGTGCGCAAAGACTTCAATGATTTGAAATGTCTGAAGGCCGCGAAGCCGGTGGGCTCGTGA
- a CDS encoding sensor histidine kinase, with the protein MKCPDLPGRHSLFWKLACLLVAFCLLMIWLSGSWGRYMEEKNLFLSDQARGALAQFAHQAERAWNEGQRSGVDTWLDSVRQRESTWVGVISGDLRSLGGTPLTDKELQHLTFLRGPDWPISLRSKNLPWLKVPFPNDPSAGSVVIELPQRFLPGSYRLFWHVITTAVIPGVCTLLLCVGLYRLLVVPLNSLREQVSAWRADPLNVRLSCHTTNRSDELGELGRAFDHMSERLQGTVALQQQLLRDLSHELRTPLSRLRVASESEQGLLQLRERIGREVDGMQRLVDDTLQLAWLDTERKPLPDEAIQVHALWDMLTENACYESGWPASQLLCEVDSSCWVRSNLNALAQALENILRNAIRHSPSAGVVRLAGQREGNFWHLWLEDQGGGVADADLERIFSPFTRLDGSRPGDGGFGLGLSIARNAVQRQGGQLWAENSAEGLRLHMRLVAEKKVVVEEDFTSPPASRPSDISNH; encoded by the coding sequence ATGAAATGTCCTGACCTGCCTGGCCGGCATTCGCTGTTCTGGAAGCTGGCGTGCCTGTTGGTCGCGTTCTGTCTGCTGATGATCTGGCTGAGCGGGTCCTGGGGCCGCTACATGGAGGAGAAAAACCTGTTTCTGTCCGACCAGGCGCGTGGCGCGTTGGCGCAGTTTGCGCACCAGGCAGAGCGCGCCTGGAACGAGGGTCAGCGCAGCGGCGTCGATACCTGGCTGGACAGTGTCCGCCAGCGCGAATCGACGTGGGTCGGGGTCATCAGCGGAGATTTACGGTCCCTTGGCGGCACCCCGCTGACAGACAAGGAACTCCAGCACCTGACGTTTTTACGTGGTCCGGACTGGCCGATCAGTCTTCGTTCGAAAAATCTTCCGTGGCTGAAGGTGCCTTTTCCCAATGATCCGTCGGCCGGCAGCGTGGTGATCGAGTTGCCTCAGCGCTTCCTGCCGGGCAGCTATCGGCTGTTTTGGCACGTGATCACGACAGCCGTCATTCCGGGAGTGTGTACGCTGCTGCTGTGCGTCGGCCTGTATCGGTTGCTGGTGGTGCCGTTGAATAGCCTGCGTGAACAAGTCAGTGCCTGGCGCGCCGATCCCTTGAACGTCCGTCTGTCATGTCACACCACCAATCGTTCGGATGAGCTGGGTGAGCTGGGGCGCGCGTTTGATCATATGTCCGAGCGCTTGCAAGGCACTGTGGCCTTGCAACAGCAACTGTTGCGTGACCTGTCCCACGAATTGCGCACGCCCTTGAGTCGTCTGCGGGTGGCCAGCGAAAGCGAGCAGGGGTTGCTGCAATTGCGCGAGCGCATCGGCCGCGAGGTTGACGGCATGCAGCGTCTGGTCGATGACACCTTGCAATTGGCGTGGCTCGATACCGAACGTAAACCGTTGCCCGACGAAGCGATTCAGGTTCACGCCTTATGGGACATGCTCACGGAAAATGCGTGCTACGAAAGCGGCTGGCCAGCCAGTCAGTTGCTATGTGAGGTCGACTCGTCGTGCTGGGTGCGCAGCAATCTCAATGCGCTGGCGCAGGCGCTGGAAAACATCCTGCGCAATGCGATTCGTCATTCACCGAGCGCAGGTGTGGTGCGCCTCGCCGGGCAGCGTGAGGGCAACTTCTGGCATCTGTGGTTGGAGGATCAGGGCGGTGGAGTGGCTGACGCGGATCTTGAACGGATCTTCTCGCCTTTTACACGACTCGACGGTTCGCGGCCGGGGGATGGCGGGTTTGGACTGGGTTTGAGTATTGCCAGGAATGCAGTGCAGCGTCAGGGTGGGCAGCTTTGGGCTGAGAACAGTGCCGAGGGGCTGCGGCTACATATGCGGTTGGTGGCCGAAAAGAAGGTCGTTGTTGAGGAGGACTTCACGAGCCCACCGGCTTCGCGGCCTTCAGACATTTCAAATCATTGA
- a CDS encoding response regulator transcription factor, whose translation MTPIAHNAPRILSIEDDLVLGAYVHDHLGRCGFQVTWCQNGHEGLAIARRHPFDVVLMDILLPGLDGLAVLTQLRQSHATPVLLMSALGAEADRISGFRLGADDYLPKPFSMAELRVRIEAILRRVALDRRPEPPAPARDAHGLRLDDDLCEVFYDGRAAGLTRSEYRLLDTLNRNADEVLSKAFLYQHVLQRGYAPHDRSLDMHISQIRRKLKATGYTEREVRTVWGKGYVLSAVDEMS comes from the coding sequence ATGACGCCAATCGCTCACAACGCTCCTCGCATTCTGTCCATTGAAGATGACCTTGTCCTGGGCGCCTATGTCCACGACCATCTTGGCCGCTGTGGCTTTCAGGTGACCTGGTGCCAGAACGGTCACGAGGGCCTGGCGATTGCCCGTCGGCATCCTTTCGATGTCGTGCTGATGGACATTCTGCTGCCGGGGCTGGACGGTCTGGCGGTGCTCACCCAATTGCGCCAGAGCCATGCAACGCCCGTGCTGCTGATGTCGGCACTCGGCGCGGAAGCGGATCGCATCAGCGGCTTTCGCCTGGGCGCCGACGACTACCTGCCTAAGCCGTTCAGCATGGCGGAGTTGCGGGTGCGTATCGAAGCCATCCTGCGGCGAGTGGCGCTTGATCGCCGCCCTGAACCGCCAGCGCCTGCACGTGACGCACATGGCCTGCGGCTCGATGATGATCTGTGCGAAGTCTTTTACGATGGGCGCGCCGCCGGCCTGACGCGCAGCGAGTATCGGCTGCTGGACACGCTCAATCGCAACGCAGACGAAGTATTGAGCAAAGCTTTCCTTTATCAGCATGTCCTGCAACGGGGGTATGCCCCTCATGATCGCAGCCTCGATATGCACATCAGCCAGATCCGCCGCAAACTCAAGGCCACCGGTTACACCGAGCGCGAAGTGCGCACGGTATGGGGCAAAGGTTATGTATTGAGTGCCGTTGATGAAATGTCCTGA
- a CDS encoding response regulator: MLKKLGIKGRVLLLTLLPTTLMALVLGGYFTWMQQTDLQTQLMQRGEMIAEQLAPLVAPAMGHKNTDLLERIATQSLEQPDVRAVTFLAPDHTPLAHAGPTMLNQAPVGNNTQMLRRSGNDATRYLLPVFGRHRNLAGDVIPEEANRLLGWVELELSHNGMLLRGYRSLFASLLLIGAGLAGAALLALRMGQTINGPLGQIKQAVAQLKDGHLETRLPPLGSQELDQLASGINRMAGTLQNAREELQHSVDQATEDVRQNLETIEIQNIELDLARKEALEASRIKSEFLANMSHEIRTPLNGILGFTHLLQKSELTPRQLDYLDTIEKSADSLLGIINEILDFSKIEAGKLVLDNIPFNLRDLLQDTLTILAPAAHAKQLELVSLVYRDTPLSLVGDPLRLKQILTNLVSNAIKFTREGTIVARAMLEEEHEDNVQLRISIQDTGIGLSSQDVRALFQAFSQADNSLSRQPGGTGLGLVISKRLIEQMGGEIGVESTPGEGSEFWISLSLPKTRDDAEDLPGPPLLGRRVAVLENHELARQALQHQLEDCGLEVTSFNTLESLTNGVTGAHQTEQAIDLAVLGITSNDMPPERLNQHIWDLEHLGCKVLVLCPTTEQTLFHLSVPNPHSQLQAKPACTRKLRRALSDLVNPRRQRSEPGEPLSSRAPKVLCVDDNPANLLLVQTLLEDMGAKVLAVESGYAAVKAVQSETFDLVLMDVQMPGMDGRQSTEAIRQWESERHCTPLPIVALTAHAMANEKRALLQSGMDDYLTKPISERQLGQVVLKWTGLALRNQGPERVSDNAGSGHELLVLDPEEGLRLAAGKADLAADMLAMLLASLEADREAIRVAREANDQNALIERVHRLHGATRYCGVPQLRAACQRSETLLKQQDPKAPAALEELERSINRLAAQARISA; encoded by the coding sequence GTGCTCAAGAAACTGGGAATTAAAGGCCGCGTGCTGCTGTTGACCTTGCTGCCGACCACGCTGATGGCGTTGGTGCTGGGCGGCTATTTCACGTGGATGCAGCAAACGGACCTGCAAACCCAGCTCATGCAGCGTGGCGAAATGATCGCCGAACAGCTCGCGCCGCTGGTCGCTCCGGCCATGGGCCACAAAAACACCGACCTGCTCGAACGCATCGCCACCCAGTCCCTGGAGCAGCCGGATGTTCGCGCGGTGACGTTCCTTGCGCCCGACCACACGCCGCTGGCCCACGCGGGGCCCACCATGCTTAATCAGGCGCCCGTCGGTAACAACACACAGATGCTGCGCCGCAGCGGTAATGACGCCACCCGCTATCTGCTGCCGGTATTCGGTAGGCACCGTAATCTGGCCGGTGATGTGATTCCCGAAGAAGCAAATCGCCTCTTGGGCTGGGTCGAACTCGAACTGTCACACAATGGCATGCTGCTGCGCGGCTACCGCAGCCTGTTCGCCAGCCTGCTGCTGATCGGCGCCGGTCTGGCCGGTGCGGCGTTGCTGGCCTTGCGCATGGGGCAGACCATCAACGGGCCACTCGGGCAGATCAAGCAAGCGGTGGCCCAGCTCAAGGACGGACATCTGGAAACCCGTCTACCGCCCCTTGGCAGCCAAGAGCTGGATCAACTGGCGTCCGGCATCAACCGCATGGCTGGCACCCTGCAAAATGCCCGTGAAGAGTTGCAGCACAGCGTCGATCAAGCCACCGAAGACGTGCGCCAGAACCTTGAAACCATCGAAATCCAGAACATCGAGCTGGACTTGGCACGCAAGGAAGCACTGGAGGCGAGCCGGATCAAATCCGAGTTCCTGGCGAACATGAGCCACGAAATCCGCACGCCACTCAATGGCATCCTCGGCTTTACCCACTTACTGCAAAAAAGCGAGCTGACCCCGCGCCAGCTCGACTATCTGGACACGATCGAAAAGTCCGCTGACAGCCTGCTGGGGATCATCAACGAGATCCTCGATTTCTCGAAAATCGAGGCCGGCAAACTGGTACTCGATAACATTCCGTTCAACCTGCGCGACCTGCTCCAGGACACCCTGACCATCCTCGCTCCCGCCGCCCATGCCAAACAACTGGAGCTGGTGAGCCTGGTTTACCGCGACACCCCGTTATCGTTGGTGGGCGATCCGCTGCGGCTCAAGCAGATCCTCACGAACCTGGTGAGCAACGCGATCAAGTTCACGCGTGAAGGCACCATCGTCGCCCGGGCGATGCTCGAAGAAGAGCACGAAGACAACGTGCAGTTGCGTATCAGCATTCAGGACACCGGCATTGGCCTCTCCAGCCAAGACGTGAGAGCCCTTTTCCAGGCCTTCAGCCAGGCCGATAACTCGCTGTCGCGCCAACCGGGCGGCACCGGCCTGGGGCTGGTGATTTCCAAGCGATTAATCGAACAAATGGGCGGCGAGATCGGGGTCGAAAGCACACCGGGCGAAGGTTCCGAGTTCTGGATCAGCCTGAGCCTGCCCAAAACCCGTGACGACGCTGAAGACCTGCCTGGCCCGCCATTGCTCGGGCGTCGGGTCGCGGTCCTGGAAAACCACGAGCTGGCCCGTCAGGCCTTGCAGCATCAATTGGAAGACTGTGGCCTGGAAGTGACATCGTTCAATACCCTTGAAAGCCTGACCAATGGCGTCACCGGTGCCCATCAGACCGAACAGGCAATCGATCTGGCCGTGCTTGGCATCACCAGCAACGACATGCCACCGGAGCGACTCAATCAGCACATCTGGGATCTCGAACACTTGGGTTGCAAAGTGCTGGTGCTGTGCCCGACCACCGAACAGACGTTATTCCACCTCTCGGTGCCCAACCCCCACAGCCAGCTCCAGGCCAAACCGGCCTGCACGCGCAAGCTGCGCCGAGCCTTGTCCGACCTGGTCAACCCTCGGCGTCAACGCAGCGAACCCGGCGAGCCGTTGTCCAGCCGCGCGCCGAAGGTCCTTTGCGTGGACGACAACCCGGCCAACCTGCTGCTGGTGCAAACGCTGCTCGAAGACATGGGCGCCAAGGTGCTGGCCGTGGAAAGCGGTTATGCCGCCGTCAAAGCGGTACAAAGCGAAACCTTCGACCTGGTGCTGATGGACGTGCAGATGCCCGGCATGGATGGACGCCAAAGCACCGAGGCGATTCGTCAGTGGGAAAGCGAACGGCATTGCACACCGCTGCCCATCGTCGCCCTCACCGCCCACGCCATGGCCAACGAAAAACGGGCTCTGCTGCAAAGTGGTATGGACGATTACCTGACCAAACCCATCAGCGAGCGACAGCTGGGCCAGGTGGTATTGAAGTGGACCGGGCTGGCCTTGCGCAATCAAGGGCCGGAGCGCGTAAGCGACAACGCTGGCAGCGGCCACGAGTTGCTGGTGCTGGATCCTGAGGAAGGGCTGCGCCTGGCTGCCGGAAAAGCCGACCTGGCAGCGGACATGCTGGCGATGCTGCTGGCCTCACTCGAAGCCGATCGCGAGGCCATTCGCGTCGCCCGCGAAGCCAACGACCAGAACGCCCTGATCGAGCGGGTTCACCGCCTCCACGGCGCCACGCGTTATTGCGGCGTGCCGCAGTTGCGCGCCGCCTGTCAGCGCAGCGAAACGCTGCTCAAGCAACAAGACCCGAAAGCTCCGGCGGCACTCGAAGAACTGGAGCGGTCGATCAATCGACTGGCCGCACAAGCACGTATCAGTGCCTGA
- a CDS encoding 2-hydroxyacid dehydrogenase gives MRTILFSSQAYDRDSFLSARLPAGIELQFQSARLSLDTVALAEHHEVVCAFINDDLGAPVLEQLAAGGTQLIALRSAGYNHVDLAAAKRLGLTIVRVPAYSPHAVAEHAVALILALNRHLHRAYNRTREGDFSLHGLTGFDLVGKTVGVVGTGQIGATFARIMNGFGCRLLAHDPYPNPHVEALGARYLSLPELLAEAQIVSLHCPLNEQTKHLINRQSLAHMQPGAMLINTGRGGLVDTPALIDALKDGQLGYLGLDVYEEEAQLFFEDRSDLPLQDDVLARLLTFPNVIITAHQAFLTREALDAIATTTLQNIADWAAGRSQNQVEG, from the coding sequence ATGCGCACGATTCTCTTCAGCAGTCAGGCTTACGACCGCGACAGTTTCCTCTCCGCCCGACTGCCAGCCGGGATCGAGTTACAGTTTCAATCCGCGCGCCTGAGCCTGGACACGGTGGCGCTGGCGGAGCATCACGAAGTGGTCTGCGCCTTCATCAATGATGACCTCGGAGCCCCGGTGCTAGAGCAACTGGCGGCGGGCGGCACCCAATTGATCGCCCTGCGCTCGGCCGGTTATAACCATGTCGACCTGGCAGCGGCAAAGCGCCTGGGGCTGACCATCGTGAGGGTCCCGGCCTATTCGCCACACGCGGTGGCCGAACATGCGGTGGCGTTGATCCTGGCCCTTAACCGGCACCTGCACCGTGCCTACAACCGGACCCGCGAAGGGGATTTCAGCCTGCACGGGCTGACCGGCTTCGACTTGGTGGGCAAGACTGTAGGGGTGGTCGGCACCGGGCAGATCGGCGCAACCTTCGCCCGCATCATGAACGGCTTCGGTTGCCGCCTGCTGGCTCATGACCCCTACCCCAATCCACATGTCGAGGCCTTGGGCGCCCGCTACCTGAGCCTGCCAGAACTGCTGGCCGAGGCGCAGATCGTCAGCCTGCACTGCCCGCTCAACGAGCAGACCAAACACTTAATCAACCGCCAGTCACTGGCGCATATGCAACCGGGTGCAATGCTGATCAATACCGGGCGCGGCGGCTTGGTGGACACACCGGCACTGATCGACGCGTTGAAAGACGGCCAATTGGGCTACCTGGGACTGGATGTCTACGAGGAGGAAGCGCAGCTGTTCTTCGAGGACCGCTCCGACTTACCCTTGCAAGACGATGTTCTGGCCCGACTGCTGACCTTCCCGAACGTGATCATCACCGCGCACCAGGCCTTTTTGACCCGAGAGGCGCTGGACGCAATCGCTACCACCACCTTGCAGAACATTGCCGACTGGGCCGCAGGCAGATCACAGAATCAGGTCGAAGGCTGA
- a CDS encoding META domain-containing protein: MKRLALTAMVGASLLGCATTPEPPQQNRSYILEWIGERPLMDYSHLTITLGDDGRAYGNGGCNHWFAPYTLEGEKLSFGQIGSTRKLCAPALMEQEKRFLQALENVQRWDVSPIDQMRFWPAQGKPLRWWLEEG; encoded by the coding sequence ATGAAGCGCCTTGCTCTGACCGCGATGGTTGGCGCAAGCCTGTTGGGCTGCGCCACGACACCTGAACCGCCGCAACAGAATCGCAGCTACATTCTGGAATGGATCGGTGAACGCCCGCTGATGGATTACAGCCACCTGACCATCACCCTCGGTGACGACGGGCGAGCGTATGGGAATGGTGGCTGTAACCACTGGTTCGCCCCCTACACCCTGGAAGGCGAAAAGCTCAGCTTCGGCCAAATCGGCAGCACTCGAAAACTCTGCGCACCGGCGTTGATGGAGCAGGAAAAACGTTTCCTGCAGGCACTGGAAAACGTGCAGCGGTGGGACGTGTCGCCGATCGACCAGATGCGCTTCTGGCCGGCCCAGGGCAAGCCATTGCGTTGGTGGCTTGAAGAGGGTTGA
- a CDS encoding TlpA disulfide reductase family protein: MTRRLAAALAIIGTLMLGGCGNDYGVDQNGHKVAAEHLDKQWLVLNYWAEWCGPCRTEIPELNTLAEQLKAKKISVFGVNFDNVQGEDLKSASEKLGIKFTVLAQDPADLFDLPRSEALPVTYIIDNKGKVREQLLGEQTAAGVIAKLEALQAKN, encoded by the coding sequence ATGACAAGGCGACTGGCAGCGGCATTGGCGATCATCGGGACGTTGATGCTGGGGGGCTGCGGTAATGACTATGGCGTTGATCAAAATGGCCATAAAGTCGCGGCTGAACATCTGGATAAACAATGGCTGGTGCTCAATTACTGGGCTGAATGGTGTGGCCCTTGCCGTACTGAAATCCCGGAGTTGAATACCTTGGCCGAACAGCTCAAGGCTAAAAAAATCAGCGTGTTCGGGGTCAACTTCGACAATGTGCAGGGTGAGGACTTGAAAAGCGCCAGTGAGAAGCTGGGCATCAAGTTCACCGTACTGGCCCAGGATCCGGCCGACTTATTCGATTTGCCCCGCAGTGAAGCGCTGCCGGTGACGTACATCATCGACAACAAGGGCAAGGTGCGCGAGCAACTGTTGGGCGAGCAGACGGCGGCGGGGGTGATCGCCAAGCTTGAGGCGCTGCAAGCAAAGAATTAA
- the arsC gene encoding arsenate reductase (glutaredoxin) (This arsenate reductase requires both glutathione and glutaredoxin to convert arsenate to arsenite, after which the efflux transporter formed by ArsA and ArsB can extrude the arsenite from the cell, providing resistance.): protein MTDLTLYHNPRCSKSRGALELLQARGLSPTVVHYLETPLDAAQLKGLLTKLGLSARQLLRTGEEEYKTLNLADASLSDTQLIAAIAAHPKLMERPILEAGDKAIIGRPPENLLELLP, encoded by the coding sequence ATGACCGATCTGACGCTTTATCACAACCCGCGCTGCTCGAAATCACGCGGTGCGCTGGAACTGCTCCAAGCCCGCGGCCTGAGCCCGACCGTGGTTCACTACTTGGAAACACCGCTGGACGCCGCGCAGCTCAAGGGTTTGCTGACGAAGCTCGGCCTCAGTGCGCGACAGCTGCTGCGCACCGGTGAGGAAGAATATAAAACCCTCAACCTGGCCGACGCCAGCCTGAGCGATACGCAATTGATCGCCGCCATCGCCGCGCACCCGAAACTCATGGAGCGACCGATTCTGGAAGCCGGCGACAAAGCCATCATCGGCCGTCCGCCAGAAAACCTGCTGGAGCTATTACCGTGA
- the wrbA gene encoding NAD(P)H:quinone oxidoreductase, giving the protein MSAPYILVLYYSRNGSTNEMARQIARGVEQSGMEARLRTVPAISTECEAVAPDIPDQGALYASLDDLKNCAGLALGSPTRFGNMAAPLKYFLDGTSNLWLTGALVGKPAGVFTSTASLHGGQETTLLSMMLPLLHHGMLITGLPYSESALLETRGGGTPYGASHHAGADGKNGLNEHEVALCRALGLRLAKTAQKLGN; this is encoded by the coding sequence GTGAGCGCACCCTACATTCTGGTTCTGTACTACAGCCGCAACGGCTCGACAAATGAAATGGCCCGGCAGATCGCCCGCGGCGTCGAGCAGTCAGGAATGGAAGCGCGTCTGCGCACGGTGCCGGCGATTTCGACCGAGTGTGAAGCCGTGGCGCCGGACATTCCGGATCAAGGTGCGTTGTACGCCAGCCTCGACGACCTGAAAAACTGCGCCGGCCTGGCCCTTGGCAGCCCGACCCGATTCGGCAACATGGCCGCGCCGCTCAAATACTTCCTCGATGGCACCAGTAACCTGTGGCTGACCGGCGCACTGGTGGGCAAACCGGCCGGGGTGTTCACCTCTACCGCTAGCCTGCACGGTGGCCAGGAAACCACCCTTTTGTCGATGATGCTGCCACTGCTGCACCACGGCATGCTGATCACAGGCCTGCCCTATAGCGAATCGGCGTTGCTGGAAACACGCGGCGGCGGCACCCCGTATGGCGCCAGCCACCACGCTGGGGCCGATGGTAAAAACGGCTTGAACGAACATGAAGTCGCGCTGTGCAGAGCCTTGGGCCTGCGCCTGGCGAAGACGGCGCAGAAGCTGGGGAACTGA
- a CDS encoding DUF2069 domain-containing protein, which translates to MAKKPKILPSIAWLEPRVRAMRVISLLCFLGLVGLLCAYYLMFADLHGARPWVILLIELVPLLVLAPGMINGSARGHSWMCFVVNLYFIKGALAAYDPNRQVFGLLEMGASLAVFCSALLYVRWRFQLNRKLAGEGEIGVA; encoded by the coding sequence GTGGCCAAGAAGCCGAAAATCTTGCCTTCCATCGCATGGCTGGAACCCAGGGTTCGGGCGATGCGCGTCATCAGCCTGCTGTGTTTTTTAGGCCTGGTGGGGTTGCTGTGCGCCTACTACTTGATGTTTGCCGACCTCCACGGCGCAAGGCCGTGGGTGATTCTGCTGATCGAACTGGTGCCGCTGCTGGTGCTGGCACCGGGGATGATCAATGGCAGCGCGCGCGGGCACTCGTGGATGTGCTTTGTGGTGAATCTGTATTTCATCAAGGGCGCATTGGCCGCTTATGACCCGAACCGGCAGGTGTTCGGCTTACTGGAGATGGGCGCGAGTCTGGCGGTGTTTTGCTCAGCGTTGCTGTACGTGCGTTGGCGGTTTCAGTTGAATCGCAAGCTGGCGGGCGAAGGCGAAATCGGCGTCGCCTGA
- a CDS encoding DNA-3-methyladenine glycosylase I, with protein sequence MRDYKWLHEYCLNRFGSAAELEAHLPVPKTPAQLRKISDDRYLSTMALRVFRAGLKHSLVDAKWPAFEEVFFKFDPEKVVLMSAEHLERLMQDARIIRHLGKLKSVPRNAQFVLDVAHEKGSFGALIADWPVTDIVGLWTYLKKHGHQLGGLSAPRFLRMVGKDTFVPSYDVVAGLNAQKIVDKVPTSQRDLALVQEVFNQWHEQSGGRPMSQISMMLAYTVNH encoded by the coding sequence ATGCGCGATTACAAGTGGCTGCACGAATACTGTCTGAACCGCTTCGGTTCGGCGGCTGAGCTGGAAGCCCATCTGCCGGTTCCGAAAACCCCGGCGCAATTGCGCAAGATCAGTGACGACCGCTACCTCTCGACCATGGCGTTGCGGGTGTTTCGCGCCGGTCTCAAGCACAGCCTGGTGGACGCCAAGTGGCCGGCGTTCGAAGAAGTGTTTTTCAAGTTCGACCCGGAAAAAGTCGTGCTGATGAGTGCTGAACACCTGGAGCGACTGATGCAGGACGCGCGAATCATCCGCCATTTGGGCAAGCTCAAGAGCGTACCGCGCAATGCGCAGTTCGTGCTGGACGTGGCGCATGAAAAGGGCAGCTTCGGCGCGTTGATCGCTGACTGGCCGGTGACGGATATCGTCGGTCTATGGACGTACCTGAAAAAGCACGGCCACCAGTTGGGTGGATTGTCGGCACCGCGCTTCTTGCGCATGGTCGGCAAGGACACGTTCGTGCCGAGTTACGACGTGGTCGCCGGGTTGAATGCGCAGAAGATTGTGGACAAGGTGCCTACCAGCCAGCGGGATTTGGCGTTGGTGCAGGAGGTGTTTAACCAGTGGCATGAACAAAGCGGCGGAAGGCCAATGAGCCAGATTTCGATGATGCTGGCGTACACCGTCAATCACTGA